The genomic stretch ctagTGGTTCCCCTTGATCAGAAGCCTCAATGGTGAAGCTTGGCGTCCCAGACCCACATCAGACACCTTTCACTTACCATGAATATGCCCCATGCACAGAATGCCAGTATGTGACAAAGTAGGTGAGAACACACCATTTGTCCCCATTGCCATCATCATTGCcatattgtttattcatttgaattgtttGTTAGCCAGAATTCCATCACTTATTTGCATTATGTTTCATTACAGTTCGCATAACATCAGCATCTCTTGGTAAAGGAAAATACTGACAAGTATTAtaagtttagttaattgtttatTGGGTTAGTTCTATGTTTCATAAGTTAATTACAGTCTTCTTTGTTTCCAATCCTAACATACTCACCATGTGGTCCAGAGGCAAAAGGAGGAAGCAGccaaacacttcctgtatttGTATCCTAGGTGATATCATGAGTGATGTCACGGGACCAGACCAAgtagggggggggtgggaaatGTTTAGTaagttatgtatgtatattgatTGTGATTTGTTTATGTGATTACAGATATATGTTATATAGTAAGCCATGTGAACGGTTTCGGTTGGGCTAAATGAGGACAAGGAATGGTTAACAATTGTATCACTTACCTGTGTTCAGGAGAGACACCGGCGGGATTGGTATAACCTAGATTGTCGGGGTTTGGGGTTGATTGAAGGCCTATTTAAAGAGTTGCTGTTTAGCTGCTGGGGAGGTGGGACGTCAGTATGTAGCTGGGTACACGTGACGTTGTTAAGTTCTGTTATTATGATTTGAAGTTTGTTCAGTTAAAGCCAAGTTACttgttaatttctttttttttgttttatatgtatatttttggtTGCACATGTAGCCGTGTCACTTggttttataaataaaacacctCTCTGTCGTCTGCCTCCTACCAAACTTCTTGCCACTCTGGTCAGTCTTCCTAACACAGTACCACACTGACTTTCTTTCTGCCAAAGGTTGTAATTAATCCCACTGGCATCATTAACTCAGTGCCAATAATCACAAGCCTTACAGTAAGTTattaggtgttcctaataaagtgctgagtgagtgtacaTTACCTAATGTGGGTACTAAATGTAGGCTCTTAGTCAGTTGACCATATGACGTGGTTGCATCTATGTTTTAGCCGCAGTCTAACCTGGTTTTAGCACATCGTGATCAGGTACTTGTAGCCTTTGAGGTACAAACAGCAAACCTTCACTGTAACACACCTTACCTAACATTTGGTTTGTTGTCTAGCCAACTACCAAATGATAGATTTGAAACAGGGGCTAAACTATAAACCTAGCATATCACTCTATAAGATATGCTACTGAACCAAACTGCAATTAGCTGCTGTGCAGTCAGTCATGGACAACAAGCTGACTGTCAGGCACCAGGGCTGAAGAACCAATCGCAACCAGGAAATGCGCAAAATAGCAGGTTTTATTCATTTCCAACTACAGGTCTATCGCCAGAAAACTATTGCAataaggataatccaaaacagaGTCCATGTTACAGGCAAAGGTTTGTTAACCAGAAAGCAGTCCGACCACGCAACAGTACAAAGGAACAAATCGTAATCACAATGTTCAATCCAAAATTGTAAACAGCAGAGTACACAAAATGGGTCAGGCAATCAAAAAACTGGAAAGTCAGAGGTACGCACACAACAATCTGGCAAAGGAATACGGGAAATGGGTATAAATGCACCGCTGAATTAACTAAAttgacaggtgaaacaaatgaatgaatgggagGACTATGGAATGAGCTGATggaaaaaagacacaagcaCAGAACATGTAACGGAAAACGAACGATTCCCTGTTTAACAACCTCTGCCTggctttttttggttttattggaTTATTGATTCttaattctgttttgtttggacTGACTTCCCGATTTTTAAACTTTGCCAGTTCCTGCCTGGATTACACTCTCTGTTTGCCCCTGGCTCTGCCTGCTGTAATAAAGCCCGGTGTTttgcttggttcctctgtcccggtGTCTGATACTTTGATGTGTTGTTATGGGTGCAGAAAAGCTATGCTCTTAGCACTGCATGTAAAGCATACATACTTTATGTATAAAGGGTGCTATGTACAAtaagtgagcacttcattaggtatttatgagactttttttttttttcttaagtcTTTTGCTGGTttcgcctatccacttagtggtttgaaacgttgtgtgttcagaaatgctcttccgcatatcactgttttaatgtgtggttatttgtgttactgtcaccttcctgtcagctttgaccagtctggcccttctcctctgacctctctcatgaacaacacgtttctgcctgcagaactgctgctaactggacattttggtttttcgcaccattctctacaaactatagagactattgtgcatagatcagcagtttctgagatactcagtcCACCCAgtctggaaccaacaatcattttacGGTCAAAGTTGTTTCGATCAAATTTCTGAAAAACTaaaaagctgaacctcttgaccatgtctgcatgcttttatgcatttagttgctgccacaggattggcagattaaatatttgcattaacaagcaggtgtacaggtctaataaagtgctcactgtgtgtaaataaagcttgtaattattattatttaaaaaaacacagcctTTCAAGTGTAAGGCCTCCCATCTCAAGCTTATGCCTACATTATGCAGCTCGTTGACACTTTATGCAGCCCCAGACATATGTTCTGCCCCCAGTCTCTCCAAAGCCTCTAAAGCTTTGTGGGCCAGTTTTTACACCTAGGTCACTTCTAGGTGAGAAACTGTGACAACCACTCAAAACTTTGAAGGCTGATTTTACAAAACCACTTCTGTCAGATACACAGTCTGAGGTGTGTGCCTTCTTAGCCAGTAGGGTTGATCCTTGGATTGCCCTGTCTCTTTTCCGCAAACCGAGCCTCACCTGCCacttatatgtatatatgtattgtATCTGCATTGGTTATTATATGTGaccctttttcttcattttttcttcATCAAGGCTGTCAGAAGTTATGGAGCCCACTATTACATTCATACGAAGCCCTTAGAagataaacataaaaaagagTATCCTCAAAGCaaggcattttttattttttatttttacagtgctAATTACAGTCACCTGATTGATTTGGTTCAACAAGAACTTCAGCTTTCACTTTGAAATTTAGTGCCTTCCAATTCAGAACATTCCCTAGTGTAAATGCAAATCTATTCATGTAGGTCTGGATTTCACAAGGATTAAGAACATAATTCCACATGTGTACGTCTGTAAACTCTCCAACCAAACACTGTTTTGCATCAAAGCCCCCACCATAATTGTCCTGATCTTGGCCAAGGATTATGATAGGAGTTGCAGTTGCAATAGGTTCTAAGTAGAGCTTCACCCTTATACTGCGCTTTCCGTTCACCCACAATTGAGTAAGTCCGGTTTTACTGTCCCAGGTCAAGCAGACCGAATTCCTTTCTTTTTGATTGTCTGGCATCCCCTGGAAGTCATAAAACTTGTTATTGACATGCACTTGATATCTTCCTTTTTCTGGTTGATACAGCAAAAAAGCATTGTCGTGTGATGGTGTGGCCATGGAGAAGTGAGAATTTATTCTTCCATACTCAGGGAAGGATCTCAGGCAGAGTGTCAGAGCTGAATAAGGTCCCTCCACATCAGGCGTGAGCGTTGCATATCCAGTATTAGACTGTGATGGGAAGGTAAAAACTTTGCCTGTAAGATCTGTTGGGGTTTTAGAGAATGGAAAAGGCTATTTTAACAGATTTCAAGGGCCACtcctaaaacaaaatgaaatcacTGCTCCCATTTTCATGAATGACGCTGAGACCTACCATAAGCATGCGTAGAATGATTTTGCCATTGAGCTCTAACATGCTCTTACCTACAAAATGTGTAGTACTGCCAGTGACCAGGAGAAGCAAAACCACCAGCTTCTCCATCAGTTCTGCATACAAATTCTATTTGAAAAAGAAACGACTTAGTGTTGTTTACCAGTGTAACTAGATTCTTCCTCAGAAATACTGCTGTCTGtgtcctttttcatttttatacaacTAGAGCTTAGCTTTGGCTACATGAACTTGAaataatacagtatgtgcacttAAATTCCTAAAGAATCTCCACCATAGAGTACCATTATCAagaaaataatctttaaggCAAACCACATAATTAACACTGGCTGTTTTACTGTGCATGTAAAAAAGGAGAGACTCACCAAtctaaaaaaaagatttgtattAACTGCTATCTTTCAGCGTCACTGCTCATAGTTCATGTGTTTTAACTTTTAAGGGTTGGAGTATTTATTGATCAGTTGTTTATTGAGCAGTGTGCATATAATTATTAACTTCATGGCTCATTTCTATAGAAAGCACTTCTTCATTTGAttatccattatttatttaactgagTCCGAACTTGGCTTGACTAATAATGGAGCCGAATCCATAGTCCcgcctacccccccacccccccaccccccattttcATTATCATCAGTAAATGCTAAACAAGCTCTGGTTTCACATTAGTTAATAATTGGTAAAGATAAGTCACCAGTCATTAGCTCAGTAACATGGATATAGTTATTTGATAAagatacattaaataaaaactgcttGCGAAGATGTATGTACACATTATCTGTGGTTGGCTGacctgaacctgctgccttccaggcttcaccgAGGGAAGTACCTTGAGCTCTATTGGAGTTGGACCAAAGAGCTATATATAGCTTACTGCGGGACTACCAAATAACACATATTCCATAACAACACGTTGAACAAAATTGTCGTTTTTAATAAGCAGAATGTCTGTTAATGTTACTAGATAACTTGCCAACGTCTCTCATGAGGAACACTGAAAATTGTAAGTTGGTAGTTTGATagtgctggctggctggctgccaGGCTATGTCTGCCTGCCAAACAGAAAATCTATTTACTTCCAAAGTCTAGCCtacagtattggaacagcaaggccaattcctttgttttttgaaaTACATGGAATTCATTAGGGGATGAGATGAAAAGatggtatttatatttatattaataaattTTTTAGGtgaggaacagagagtatttgtaaatgaaagtaaataacactatttggtagcatatcccttgcatgcaataactgcatcaagcctgcaacccagtgacatcacaaaactGTTGAATTCTTCTTTGTGATGCTTTGTGATGATTCTCAATtgaaagtgtgacagtgctttAATTCTttacaatttcaaaataataaaaatagaaaaaggtTTAAAAGTTTGGAAACttagttagtactttgtaactcctcctcgggcaactataacagcttgcaaaagGTTCCTGCAGcaagtctttcaattctcgcttttggaatttttccccattcttcttGGCAAAACACCTCTGGCTCAGAAATATTTTTCGGCCTCCTtacaagtctggggactgtgttgACCATTTATCCGTTTGCCTGGAGGTagttcatggttgattttgaggtatgctttggatcattatctTGCTGGAATACTCAAACTCTCAAAACACTCAATCAAAACACtcacttcaatgtctggactgatctTCCAACATTAGCCCAATTTCTTGGTAGGATATTTGATgggatatttggtggaatccatttttccttccactcacacaatatttcctgtgcccccagttGCCACACAACCcgaaagcataatggatccataATGGATTCTTCTCTACAAagtttttctccaaacataccttctttggtggtggccaaaaaattcaattttggttttgccagtccaaagcacattccataaggcttcaggcttctcactGTTTTCTATTGCATACATGAGACGCTTAATTTTTTGTTGAGGTCAtgctttctggcaactctgtcatgtaggtctttgttttttaaagtacgttgtattgtcctgtgaacagctcgacctgtgtttgctactctagGGGGAGATGGGGAAGTGCCAGGGTTTCATTGTCCAGTGTGAGCTCATCTTTGAGCTGCACCCTAGTTCCTACAGCACCGACCGAGATAAGATTGCATTCATGACATCACATCACTGGGAGGAAACACCCTGGAGTGGGCTACAGCCATCTGGGACAGCTAAGCCAGCATTACCCCTCATTCATCGCTCATCAAATCTGTCTTTGATCATCCTGCCCATGGTCAGGATTCTTCTCAGTACCTACTCCACATGTGTCAAGGGTCCCACAGCGTAGCTCAGTTTGCAGTGGAGTTCCGCACCCTAGCGGCGGACTCACAATGGAAGATGTGGCACTACAGGAGGCCTTCCATAGTGGGTTGGGGGAGGCTGTCAAGAATGAGCTGGCTGTGCAGGACGAATCCCCCACCTTGAGTGACTTTGTCGCTCTTGCTATCCGGGTCGACAACCGCCTCCGTGAATGACGTGGAGAGAGTGGCACGACCCGGCACAGCTTACTCCTCTCATGACTCCACTAACCCTCCCATGCATTCTCCTGTCTCGTTGGTCCCAGACATGGAGGAACCCATGCAGTTTGGGAGGATGCAGCGAACCTTGGAAGAGCGCCTACACTCAATCCAGGGTGACATCTGCTTATATTGTGGCCAGGAGGGGCATCATATTGGCACCTGTCCCCTTCGGCCCAAAAGACAGGGCTTGCCAGTGAGGCTAGGGGCTCTGATGAGCTATTTCCTTCAATAACCCTTACTCTGGGTTCCGCCTCAAAGCCACCTTGCTGTGGGGAACCCAGTGCTTGGCACTGGATGCGCTCATTGATTCGGGGGCAGAAGATTATTTTATTGATCAAAGCCTTGTTTCCAAACTGGGCATCTCTATCCTGCCACTCACAGTGACTATAAAAGCTCTGAACCTGGATGGGAAGACCTGCGTCACTCATGTCACTAAGCCCAGGCAATTGCTCCACTTTGGCAACCCCAGAGAGGAGATCCCAAAACCCATCTGGCCCCAGCCCCTGCACCGTTTCGGGCCAGGACCTGTCTCCAGCCCCCATACCGGCTCTGTCCCTGGTCCCACTCGTTCTCCTCTGAGCCTTGTTCCCCGGAAACCGACGCCATTCTCCCTCCTTCCTGTTATGCAGCGGTAAGGTGTAAACTCCCTGCCACACTTAAAATTCAGCCCATGTTCCATGTCTCCAAAACTAAACCAGTGCCCTCCGGCCAATCTCCGTCCACACCCCTGGGTCATCGACGGATTCCCTGCCCTCACTGTCCGCCGGATCATGGACATACGCCGAAAGGGAAGGAGAGTTCCAGTACCCGGTGGACTGGGAAGGATATAGTCCAGAGGAGAGGAGCTGGATCCCCAGGAGCTTAATTCTTTAATTAATCTTTGCTGGTCCCTGCCAGTTTGCTTGCCTGCTCACCCTCCTGTTTCCTGCCATCTTCTTTGACCTGGTGGCCGGTCTGGGGATTCACAACTCCAGCTCACTCTATTCATTCCTTAATAAATGCCTCCAGTGAGGAGTGCTTAACCTgactgtggtctgcgtctgcaTTTGGGTCCTTACCAGTAACCGTTGTAAccaggtagtttgaaacattgagagtttttgtacCCTTCTCCTTTTTGGTGTGTCCTTAGGGATGAGGACCAGGTCAGGAACAAATCTTTTATGATGAACCGCAGCACGTTGCTGGAGCGGTCCCTACAGGGCTTGCTGCAGTCCATCATAGAAGATTTCTCCCTTCACAACGCCGGGGGCACCtctcccccccaacacacatggGTGAGTTCCACTGGTGTCTCCTCTTCTCGCATTGACCTGTTcctgctctccccaggcctgagggtgcactCCTATTCTACCAGGGCGGTGCACTTCTCAGACCACCACATGCTGACCGTttccctggtctgggagaagTCCATAACCGTTGGTAGGGGTCTCTGGAGGATGAGCACCAGTCACCTTCAGGACCCCAAAGtatatctctccttctctaggTCCTAAACACCTAAGAACCTTACTGCCCTCCACAGGGAGGAGCGGAAGAAGCACACTttccgctccaaactccagggccttGAGGAGGATGAGAAATGTACCAGGTACTTCTGCAGGGCGCGGTCAAAAAGCAATAACATCTGCTCCCTATATAACAGCTtgggtgtggtggtgtctgaagaggctgAAGTCCAGGGGGTGGCCAGACAGTTTTATGAGGACCTCTACAGTGTTAAACACACTGACGGGGTcctcatggacaccttcctgggctgcctggacaggCGCCTGGTTGATGAGCACACGGAACCAGAGTTGAGCACcgaggagctcaccagggccaTGCATTCTCTAAACCAACATAAAGCCCCAGGCCCTGACTGGATCCCGGCCAAATTCTATCAGGCCTTCTGGGACCTCCTTCGGAAGGACATGGCGGAGGTTTTTAGAGCGGCGTACAGGGAGAGGAAGTTAGgggcctcactgagacagagctcagtagctcttgtcccaaagaagggggacctgcAGGACCTCCAGAACTAGCAGCCAATCAACCTCCTCTCAATGGACTAcaagatcatggcgaaggcgctgaaGAGGAGGTTCCAAGACCTGATACCATTGGTGATCGGACTGGACCAGACTGGTAGCATCCCCGGAAGGTCCATTAATGACATCTTGCTCCTTGTGAGGGATTTAATAATCCACTCCGGGGGAGCACAGGTCCCCCTTAAGCCTTCTCAGTTTAGACCAACAGAAGGCTTTTGACAGGATTAGACACGTGTGCTTGAGGAGGGTGCTCGAGAGGTTTAACTTCCCTGGCCCCCTCCTACACTGGGTTCAAATCTGCATGACAGACATCACAGGCAGAATGGTTgtcaaccagcaaccctctgccCTGTTTGCCATCAGATCCAGcatcaggcaggggtgcccccTCACATCCCTCCTGTATGTCATCTACCTTGAGCCattcctccaggccatcaggACCGACCCGGGCATTACTGGCTACCTATTGCCAGGGCCCCGTGGAGGGCAGCTGGGTGTGATGGCGTACATAGACGACATTACCGTCGTACTGAATGACTTCTGTGCAGGCACTGGCGCCCTTGTCAACCGGACTAAGAGTGAATTGTTTCTGTCTTGTTTTTGTGAGCCACTAACTGTTCCCTTCCCTGTGCGCAGAAATAAGATCAAGCTCTTGGGGGTAACCTTCCAGGCGGACGGAGAGGGCACACTAAGCTGGAAGGGAGCCCTCACAATGATGGGTGAGACCCTGGTCCTGAAGGCAATAGTCCTTCCTATCCTGCTATATGTGAgcagggtgtttcccccagacaaagccaccagTAAATACATCTACCGGGTGGCTTTTCattttgtctgggggagcaccagGGAAAAGCTTAAGCACTCTGTCATACTGAAGGAAGAAAGGAACGTTGGCCAGGGGGTCCCAGACATAGTTAACATCATTCTGGCACAGGGTCTGGCCACACTGGCCCAGAATGTCCAGAAGGTTGagaaggcctctggtacctttgcaaGGTACTATGCCACTCCCTTCCTGAGAGcgctgggcctgtgtgtgctagACCTTAAAGTCCCATACAGCTGGGAAATGCAGACTTTGCCTTCAGGACCGGACTGTCCGGGACTGGACTACCCCCGTGGAGCTATAAGGTAATTATGGCCTATTTCAGATCAGGCCAAACGGTAACGCTCCCAAGGGGAAACCCAGCCCTGGACCCATCAATCATTTGGTCAAATGTTTGTCATAGCACATTAagcaataaacaaaaagacattgcatgGATGTCCGCTAACATGTGCCTCCCCACCAGGTCCTTCATGTATAGGTGGCATCTGACTCTGACGGAGCACTGTCCCCATGGATGCACTGACTTGGAACATGTAAACcatctgttctgggagtgctccgtggccaggcgggtctggggccttgttgtTTCCTCTGTATCCCAAAACAGGTTGCTGCCGAGATCCTCCCTGActgctgagggcatcctctacgggcCAACCAAGGGACTCCAGCATCAGTGGAGGATTGTTAACATCGtaaagcaggtcctgtgggagacaagaaacatcaaggtctaccaaaagACAACAGTGGACCTTGTCACTCTCAGGAGGAGAATACAAAATCTCCTCCAAGACAGCGCTGTGGTGGACTTATACAGAAACAGGATGCTGGCAAGAGAGAATGGGGGGGTGGAGCATTGGAAAGAACTTATTCTAGAAGGCTCTTAGAGGCCTCAAAAGAGAAACCCAGGCAAGATATCTTTTTGaaattttgtttccttttgttttctttttgtttatagATTAAACTGCTGGCAATTTTGTGCTTGTAAAGTGGAGCATGACTGctccaaactaaaaaaaaaaaaaacgaaagttTCATCATGTAAAGAATTGTCAAACCGAATAAAGACACAtttttggtggaaatgaactTCATTCTGGAATCCTTGTACAACTGTTGGGATGAACTCATAGTTatcaccagacagaacagccactgtagTTGGGtgctttagaaggcatggagctacttaaaaattaaaaacatttcagccctggaattatagtcacctgactcattgaagacCTAACGagtaaaggcccggacacaccaaaccgacggtcggtcgtcggacgtcggtggtgccctgtcggccgagtctttccggtgtgtcccgcacacCGACACTCCATCAGCGTGTTTTGGACGGCTCCGAcaccgattcaacatgttgaagcccccggagccg from Conger conger chromosome 2, fConCon1.1, whole genome shotgun sequence encodes the following:
- the LOC133121232 gene encoding serum amyloid P-component-like codes for the protein MWFALKIIFLIMVLYGAFSKTPTDLTGKVFTFPSQSNTGYATLTPDVEGPYSALTLCLRSFPEYGRINSHFSMATPSHDNAFLLYQPEKGRYQVHVNNKFYDFQGMPDNQKERNSVCLTWDSKTGLTQLWVNGKRSIRVKLYLEPIATATPIIILGQDQDNYGGGFDAKQCLVGEFTDVHMWNYVLNPCEIQTYMNRFAFTLGNVLNWKALNFKVKAEVLVEPNQSGGLVPPEVYENGLDDKLERHLSPHLRTLVGLVWPLPLCLSM